A region from the Malus domestica chromosome 07, GDT2T_hap1 genome encodes:
- the LOC103438907 gene encoding MLO-like protein 1 has translation MAGGGEGPTLEFTPTWVVAVVCTVIVAISLAVERALHSGGKYLKKKKQKPLYEALLKVKEELMLLGFISLLLTVFQNRITKICVNPKIMDKWLPCKLHHDGHLDGKETAHYSATSVFGGIFGPTRRLLAAGAKAQQGYCGKKNKVPLLSVEAFHHLHIFIFVLAIVHVTFCALTIVFGGLKIRQWKQWEEENAKEISEVDEAQTKITHVQEHDFVKDHFWGIGKNYRVKGWLHSFLNQFYGSVCRSDYLTLRLGFISTHCRGNPKFDFYTYMVRALEDDFKRVVGISWYLWIFVVIFMLMNVDGWHAYFWIAFIPFFLLLAVGTKLQHVITQLAHEVAEKHIAVEGELIVQPSDKHFWFGKPKFVLFLIHLILFQNAFEMAFFFWIWVQYGFTSCIMGKVRYIVPRLVIGVFIQVLCSYSTLPLYAIVTQMGTKFKKAIFDEGIRSGLIGWAQKAKKRKASSVDGSGSTSGSSVGVQLGKVNQKTTTKG, from the exons atggCTGGTGGTGGAGAAGGTCCAACGCTAGAGTTCACGCCAACATGGGTGGTGGCGGTGGTGTGCACGGTCATCGTGGCTATATCTCTCGCGGTAGAGCGGGCCCTACACTCCGGCGGCAAGTActtgaaaaagaagaagcagaagCCGCTGTACGAGGCGTTGCTCAAGGTGAAGGAGGAGCTGATGCTGCTGGGGTTTATCTCTCTCCTCCTCACTGTCTTTCAGAACAGGATCACCAAAATCTGCGTGAACCCTAAGATTATGGACAAGTGGCTGCCATGCAAACTCCACCATGACGGTCATCTGGACGGCAAAGAAACAGCCCATTACTCCGCCACCTCCGTGTTTGGCGGCATTTTTGGACCTACCAGGAGGCTGCTGGCTGCCGGGGCTAAGGCTCAACAGGGTTACTGTGGCAAAAAG AATAAGGTACCATTGCTATCAGTTGAGGCATTCCATCACCTGCACATCTTTATCTTTGTCCTAGCCATTGTCCATGTGACCTTCTGTGCTCTCACTATTGTCTTCGGAGGTTTAAAG ATACGTCAATGGAAACAATGGGAGGAGGAAAATGCAAAAGAGATTAGTGAAGTAGATGAAG CTCAAACAAAGATCACCCATGTTCAGGAGCATGACTTTGTCAAGGATCACTTTTGGGGTATCGGTAAAAATTATCGTGTGAAGGGATGGCTG CATTCTTTCCTCAACCAGTTTTATGGATCAGTGTGCAGATCAGACTACTTGACTTTGCGACTCGGTTTCATCTCG ACCCATTGCAGGGGAAACCCCAAGTTTGATTTCTACACGTACATGGTACGCGCCCTTGAAGATGATTTTAAAAGAGTCGTCGGTATCAG TTGGTATCTTTGGATATTTGTGGTCATCTTCATGCTTATGAATGTCGATG GATGGCATGCATACTTCTGGATTGCATTTATTCCTTTCTTT CTTCTACTTGCTGTTGGAACTAAGCTGCAGCACGTAATCACCCAGTTAGCTCATGAAGTTGCTGAGAAGCATATCGCCGTAGAAGGAGAACTAATAGTTCAACCATCAGACAAGCACTTTTGGTTTGGCAAGCCCAAATTTGTTCTCTTCTTGATTCATCTCATCCTCTTCCAAAATGCTTTCGAAATGGCATTCTTTTTCTGGATATGG GTTCAATATGGTTTTACATCTTGCATAATGGGAAAAGTAAGATACATTGTCCCCAGGCTTGTTATTGG GGTGTTCATTCAGGTGCTCTGTAGTTACAGTACTCTACCACTTTATGCCATTGTCACGCAG ATGGGAACCAAATTCAAGAAAGCAATATTCGACGAGGGTATACGCTCGGGACTTATTGGTTGGGCTCAGAAGGCAAAGAAAAGGAAGGCGAGCAGCGTCGACGGATCTGGATCTACCTCTGGTTCCTCCGTGGGAGTTCAGCTAGGCAAAGTTAACCAAAAGACAACGACCAAGGGCTGa
- the LOC103410086 gene encoding large ribosomal subunit protein uL3c-like, with the protein MSILSISVPSSSSALLPNVSFSSKSSPFLTPPLQIAVAKSHKKRPTGVTMSMEAGIGVMATKLGMMSFFEPTGKVVPVTVVGFKEGNIVTQVKTQATDGYDAVQIGYRRVRDRKLTKPEMGHLQKAGSIPLRHLQEFRLQDVEGFEPNQKLSFDELFKEGDIVDVSGTTIGKGFQGGIKRHNFKRGLMTHGSKSHRALGSIGAGTTPGRVYKGKKMPGRMGGTKTKIRKLKIVKIDKELNVVMIKGALPGKPGNLLRIAPAKIVGKNIPKN; encoded by the coding sequence ATGTCAATCCTTTCCATTTCTgtaccttcttcttcctccgctcTCCTCCCCAATGTCTCCTTCTCCTCCAAATCCTCCCCATTCCTCACCCCGCCACTCCAAATCGCCGTCGCAAAATCCCACAAAAAGCGACCGACGGGAGTCACCATGAGCATGGAGGCCGGCATCGGAGTCATGGCCACGAAGCTCGGCATGATGAGCTTCTTCGAGCCCACCGGAAAAGTCGTCCCGGTTACCGTCGTGGGTTTCAAGGAGGGCAACATCGTCACCCAGGTAAAAACCCAGGCCACCGACGGCTACGACGCCGTCCAAATCGGCTACCGGCGGGTCCGTGACCGGAAGCTGACGAAGCCCGAAATGGGTCACCTCCAGAAAGCCGGCTCGATCCCCCTCCGCCACCTCCAGGAgttccggctgcaagacgtcgAAGGATTTGAGCCGAACCAGAAGCTCTCCTTCGACGAGCTTTTCAAAGAGGGCGACATCGTCGACGTCTCCGGAACCACAATCGGAAAGGGGTTTCAGGGAGGAATCAAGCGGCACAATTTCAAGCGGGGGCTGATGACCCACGGGTCCAAGAGCCACAGAGCTCTGGGTTCAATCGGTGCCGGAACGACGCCGGGAAGGGTGTACAAGGGGAAGAAGATGCCCGGGAGAATGGGAGGGACCAAGACCAAGATCAGGAAGCTGAAGATTGTGAAGATCGATAAGGAGCTCAATGTTGTGATGATCAAAGGTGCCCTGCCCGGTAAGCCCGGAAACCTTCTCCGCATTGCTCCTGCTAAAATTGTGGGCAAGAACATTCCCAAGAACTAG